Sequence from the Panicum virgatum strain AP13 chromosome 5N, P.virgatum_v5, whole genome shotgun sequence genome:
TTGTACAGCACATCTTAACCACTTGATGATTTCACAATTATTTTTCAAGCAATTTCATATTTCAAGGTTTAATGTACCATGAAATCCACCTGTGTGATGAAATTATCGTGAAAAATGGTAAGTAGTTTTTGTAATATAGTAGGGTACAATGTGAACTATGACCCCACATATTCAAAAAGGAAGCTGAATTTGTTATGAGGGTGAAAAGAGGACAAATTTTATTAGGGAGTTATTTGATCTAACTGGCGTATATagtttgggcaaaaattgaATCGACGATTCTAAATGAGGGACTAAACTGACAAACCAAATAATTTGAGATATTTTTGCGCTATCAATCGATGTACAAAGTATCCTCTATTTTTTACAAGACCTATTTCCAAGGGACTAAAAACTTGGATGTTTTCAGCCGCCTGCTACCAATGTTTTGCTGAGGAAGCATCTCAATGCAAGGGGCATGAgagaaggatttttttttttcttttttgccttTCCAAGTATGACAGATAGGGACAACTAAAGAGGTGGCCAAATGGCTAGTGGGAAACAATGCATCTAACAACACTGAGAAGTATCGGCATACGGGTGGTAGGGTGGCTGGGGTTGGCAACTAAGGATAGGAGCGGACGAGCTAGCCTTTTTGATGTCGGGGTCATCTAACAATGGTGATGACCCGACCTCTAACGGTGATGAACATGGTGAGCTAGCATCGACCTGAGAAAAAATGGTTAGCGCAACGGGATGCCCGGGGAGTGTGGGAGGTGGAAAATGATACCGTCCCCATTCGCTACTATATAGCGTCCGCATGTCTGATCAGAATTTTTTATCGGATGGTCCATCGtaatattaataaataataGTTGCAATATTAGAAATCATCGTTTGCAAcatcaaaaaaatatgtataCAAATAGTTCTAACATTCGATTTGAGGATGGAAATTTCCACCGCAACATTAATATGATGTTCCGTGCAACTCGTAGTATAAAATGAAGAAATAATAATTGCAACATTGATGCTTGTCTCTTGTAACATGTGTCAAGCATCTGACTGCTGAACAGATATCAGACGTCTCATTACTACAGAAATCTTTACCGAGGCGAGCAAAAAGTATTAACCGAGATAGTTTTTTGCAACCGGCTCGGAGCAAACGTCACAGTTAATTGTGCATTAACCGAGTCGGATCCCATACCTGCCTCGgttaattaaataaaaaaagaaaaaaagaaaagcccGTCGAGCCCATCACGACCCACCTGCCGCCACCGTCGCAAGATCCTGACGTTGCcgcgtctcgccgccgccggcggatccCGCAGCCGCCACGTCCCGCTGTCACCGCCAGGCCTGCCGTGCGCGCAATGCCCGCCACTGCGCGAGATCCGTCGCCGTGAGAGGTCCGCCGCTGCCCGCGCAGCTCGAGGCCCGCCACCGCGAGAGGTTCGCCGCCGCGCGAGGTCCGCCGGTGCGCCGCCGTGCGTTGGAGAGGGAGATGGGCGCCACCGTGagatggagagggagaagggagagaggggcGGCGGGAGTAGAGGGAGAGCCAACgcgcgggaggggagggagagagtgaggggggagagagagtagggtttgagttttgatttttgttttGGTTGAGTTATATAGTCTTCTCAATAACCAAGCTCATATGGGTTTTAATTGAGCTCAGTATATTAACCGAGGTGGGTTTTTATAAGTTGACCGCCTCCGAAAATAGggatattaaccgaggcggtcattttTATGGTGAGCGCCTCGGTAAATGTATTTTGAAAGGCGGTTTCTCTAACTGCTTCGGCTATGAGGTGGTTATTTCTTCAACCCGTCTCGGAGGTGCTAAAAAAAGGTCGcagtaaattattttttatagtaGTGTCTGATCCGTAGCATTACCAATCCCTATTGGATGAAGATCGGTGTTGTTATCGAACATTTTTGGCACCTTTATGATTtataacaatgatgctacagtaaccattcgctaattatgattaatcataaattaaataggctcattagattcgtctcgcgatttacaactcattcgtgcaaaaagttttgtaaatagactttatttagtagtcagaaatagcaagattccgtttcaaaaaattttgaccaaatcAACTAAACGCAGCCTGACACAAAAATAGAATTTAGGCGATTGACTGTTCCGTCCATTAGGATGgcagacaaaaaaaaacaagatcgGTGACGAATTGcaatcaatcaccaaaaaaaaaagtaaaaaactcGACCTGCAATTCATCAACCAATTAAATGTACTTTCCTCTCCTTGAAATTCAAACAATGCATGCATCCAATGCAAACAGCTATCAAGCTATGCCCAGCTTGTTTCCTATAAATACATACGTGCTAGTGCCTAGTGCTACATGTTCCAGTAGGACATCTAGAAAGAGCAAGCCACACATCTCTTGCCCTAGTAGCTCCTTTCTCAAAAACTGGATCGTGGCGCCACGGATATGGATTGTCAAGACCAAGCTAAGGCCACGAGGGACACCAAGTTCTCGAGCTGCCGTGGCGTCTCCTTCGAGCTCAAGCCGTCGCCGCGCAGCTCATCTTTCACCTTCGAGGCCACCGATCGTCCAGtccaccagccgccgccgcccgccccgatGGTCCAACGGTGGATATCGTTACCTCGACCATTCAGCAGTGCATCCTCTAGGATGCATGCTGCGGCGCGGGGTTCTCACGCTTTTGGAAGGCCACAGAGCCGCCCAAGCAGCCACTTCTGCGACCTCGACGACGAGGAAACGGACGATGAGTCGGTCAGCGCCGTCCACGCCGCCGACGAGGAACTGGGCGTCGTCACGGCAGCCGGGGTCGCTGATGACACGCCGGGAAAGGCGGCGGCTGGCGCACGAGCACCGCCGAAGCCAGCGCCTTCCGAGCGCTCGAGGCTCGGCGTCATACTGCTCGACCAGGGCTTGTTCACCGTGTACAAGCGCCTGTTCGTGCTGTGCGTCGCGCTGAACATGGTGGGGCTCGTGCTCGCGGCGACCGGGCATTTCCCTTACGCCagggagcacgccgccgtctTCGCCATGGGCAACATCCTGGCGCTCACGCTTTGCCGCTCCGAGGCGGTGCTGCGGGTCGTGTTCTGGCTCGCCGTGACGCTCTTCGGCCGGCCGTGGGTGCCAGTCGTCGTCAAGACCGGCGTGACGGCCATCCTGCAGTCGCTAGGCGGCGTGCACAGCGGCTGCGGCGTGTCGTCGCTGGCGTGGCTGGTGTACGCGCTCGTGCAGGTGCTCCAGCACCGCGACGTGACGCCCGGCGAGGTCGTCGGCGTCGCGGCAGCAATACTCGGCCTCCTGGCGCTCTCGTGCATGGCCGCGTTCCCGCTGGTGCGCCACCTCCACCACAACGCGTTCGAGCGCACGCACCGGTTCGCCGGCTGGAGCGCGCTTGCGCTGCTCTGGGTCTTCGTCGTGCTCTCTGCTGGCTACGACCCAGCGACCGCCTCCTACCACCGGCTCACCGGCTCCGTCCTCGTCAAGCGCCAGGATCTCTGGCTCGCAGCCGCCATCACCTTCTTCACTTTCCTGCCATGGCTCACCGTGCGGCGCGTGCCGGTCAAGGTCACCGCTCGTTCCAGCCACGCATCGGTCATAACCTTCCAGGGCGGCGTCAAAGGCGGGCTGCTCGGTCGCATCAGCCGCTCTCCGCTCTCGGAGTGGCATGCCTTCGGCATCATCTCCGACAACGGGGACACGCACGCGATACTCGCCGGCGCGGTGGGAGATTTCACCCGGGCCCTCATCTCGGACCCTCCAACACACCTCTGGGTGCGAGGCGTCCACTTCGCCGGGCTGCCCTACCTCCTGAACATGTACCAGCGAGCGACCATGGTCGCGACGAGCTCCGGGATATGCGTGTTCATGTCGTTCCTGATGCAGCCCGGCCCGGCGGAGCTGTCGCTGGTGTGGGTGGCCAAGGGCATCGAGGCCAACTACGGCGAGGAGATGAAGGCGGCGGCGTACAGCAGCGAGAGGCTGCGCGGGCGGGTGATCGTGCACGGCACGGTGGTGATGGGGCGGCCGAacgtggcggcgctggccgtggacgcggcgcggcgctggggctcggaggtggtggtggtgaggaGCAATCCGGACGGGAGCAGGGACGTCGTGACGGGCTGCAACGAGGCCGGCATCCCGGCGTTCGGGCCTATCTGGGATTCTTGATCCCACATTGGAATGGACCACCAATAACTTTCGCGCTTTGGGTACCAAGTGAAAACATCAATTCGTTCGATAAATATTTGCTATCAATTTATATAGAGACCATTTATCAATTTCAGTCAATGATAACTCACACGCTTATTACAAAGGGAAAAGTTCGATTTACACCCTCTAACTATCGCAAAAATGATTTCCAACATTCAACTACAAAACAGGATaacataaattctccaactaCCAAAGTGATGCCGATGCTTGAAGATTCTAGAGTGATGCAAGTTGAGGCTTCCATGTTCGGtcaataaaaaatatttgtgcAGTCGTTGGGAGCTTAGAAGTATTTAGGGTTTGCTTGATTGGATACCAAAACGCAGCATTAGTTTATTGTATATAGGGTTTCATGCTTGGTAGCTAGTTTCAGTGCTAAGTTTATCCATACAACGCAGGATGCCATGACGATGCTTGTATTTTCATCATGAGACCTACATTTTTTCTAGCTTCACTATCACACTGTAGAGAGCCTTAAAGGCATATATTGGTATAGATCAGACCTGATCATCGCTGTCCGACCCGAAGAACTTGAGCTGACCCGCTAAAAAAACCGACCTGACCCGACAAATGTATAGGCCAGGTTCGGGTATAAATTTCATGAAATTTTAGTGAGAGATTTGAGCGTTCCATGAAATATGAAACAGATTCCACGACGGGTTTTTCGCTCACCATTAACGGATGGCTAACAACTATTTTTCAACATTTTTTGCTGTCGCAAACGTTGATTTTCGATATTGCAAATATTTCAAACAAATGTTGCAATAATATGTTCTAAGTGTTTCATTCGATATTATGTTGCATGCAACATCAGATAATGTTGCGATGAGAACTTTTATTGTTGGTACAACATCATATAATGTTGCGGAGGGAATTTTTATTGTTGGTACCGTCCGATGGTAGTGCCTAGATCGGATGTTCAGACACTAGCAGCTCCGTCGAGAGTATTGCAGCTTTCTCAtacttttttctttgtttcacTCAGCTCCAGATCAGCTAGCAATTTGGAAGGGGAGATCGCCTCGGTGGCGGAGGTCGGGTAAAATTCAGAACCAAAGCAGCACGGATAACTAACCGAACTTCCCCTCTTTTTCGTTCTTTTGTCCTCAGTTTCTTTTGCAGTATAGTTGTACATATATACCTTATTttcattttgcatttatttttttttccttctgttCACTGTGAATCTTCACCAAGTTTGTAAAAGCGCAAGAAATGTTATAACTAGCATGTACTGTCATCAACACTCTTTGAATGGATGGGTTCTGCTAGACAACAGTTTCTCTGCCAAGCCCAGCACATCTATCAGATACATTATACAGATGTACTATAGCTAGGTCTGACAAAGATGCCTCTGCTTGGTACAAGTGATAATATTTGCAAAAGAACCAGCAGCCAACAAACTGGGACAGTTGAGTTAATTAGAAGACCGATCAAGCACCACTGATCTAGTCTAAGAAGTTGCAACACGCAAGCATACATACATACGGGAATACATCATTGAGATGCATGCGGCTGATTCTAGACGGAAAGTTGTTGCCAGGCTAGTCATACACAGATATATGCAGTCTCAATCGGTGAATTCTCTGCATGGTGGCTAGCTACCAGTACTGCTGATGTCTCGTGATCTACAGGTTCTTCCCTTCGTTCTCCTCAACAGCCTTTGCCTTGCGGTAATCCTTGTCTGTCCCAAACAACCTGAAACACGACAGTTAAAGGGCTCCGCATGTATGGTAGTTCATTCGACTCAACACAACAGTGCCAATGGAAACAGATTCGCACCAGTCCATGTAAACAAAAGTTGAGGCATAGTTCCCTGACTTAGTGTAGAGCACACGGTGATGGTAATCATGGAAGTCTGAGCTGTTCATGATAAAATTCCAGTAGTGTTAAATGTTGAAATTAAAACAATTCTTGTACCATCTGATACAACTACTTTTATGGGAGAATAATGCTCTAGCTAACTTACCCGCCATACAGTGGAAGGAAATTTGATGGGCTCCATGGGAAGTGGTAGCCACTGTGAGCTTCAACCGTCTCCAATACCCTCAACACCATCCAAAGCCATAGGGTGAACAAATGAGGGCCAGTAAGAGCAGGACCAATAACCGTGGCGAATCCCAAGAACAAAATTTCAGCAGGGTGGGCATATTCAGAAGTTAACCCAAAGGGTGTGGCATATCTGCACAGATTTGATATGTCATAGACTAGACTGATACAAAAACAACACCCATCTGCAAAGTAAGATGTAGTGAAGTGAAGCAATATTGCTTACTCGTGGTGGACACTGTGGACATGCTTGTATAGCCATTTCGTGTGCAGTGCTCGGTGCCCCCAGTAGAATATAAAATCCTCGAGTACAAAGTAGAAAAGAACTTGAGATACAACAACCGTCCTGCAGAAAACATAGGTAGCATGTCACATTTTGTTCTTCCAGTTGATGCTCATGCATAATAATGTGGGCTGAGTAAAAGGACAAGGGAATGAATCTCTACCAGTGTGGAAGAGGAAGAGAGCTCCTAAGGCCCATGAATTTGAAGGCAGGGTAGGAGAAAATCATGACAGGCAAGTTCACACAGACATGGTAGAGAATGAGCCGCAGGACGCATCTGTTTTGATAAGCAGAGGTGTTGCTTTTCTTCTGCAAacacgcacacatttttttGTGTTGAGGAAACCAGATGCAGTAGTAGCAAGATTTGAAGTATAGGTGCTCAATGATTTTACTTAGCTCCAACACATGAAACATTATATCACCAAAAAATAAAGGAGAAAAGGACAAGTTACTCTCGAACGCTATAAACTGGGAACAGAATCTCAGAGCAATGCATGTTCTCTTTGACGGTGAGATCCAGGCATCACATTCCAGTGTGAATCGTAACAGAAATTCTAGGTAAATAGTATTAGTCCTGGGTGGTGCCTACTTTCATATGGAACATGTCAATGCCAATTGCTAGGGAAAGCCAAATTAGATTCGTGAACAGAAGAAACAATACTACTGCAAGGTCCAATAGATCGCGCATACTACACCCCGAGCGCTGCCTGTAGCAAAACAAAAGGACTACCTGGATCTTGTACTTGGCGAAGAGGCCGAACCGCTCGaaaaggagggaggggaggccggAGAGGAAGAAGGCGGTCTCGTGGAGCAGGAAGGTGACGACGGTGGCGAGTTGGAACTCGGTGAAGTTGGCGATCAGGAGCTGCACGCATCGTTTCCCGAACAGCGGAGACACGGAGTGAGCAGAGAGAGCAGAGATATGGCGTGAGCCGAGAGAGCAGACGGAGTGGGAGAGAGAAAGGATAATGTGGGCATACCTGCCAAGCGGACTCCAGGGCGGACACGGGCGCCGCCATTGTAGGATTGATCGCGGGGTTGCGCCCTTGCCGCCGGCCCGGCGAAGAAGACGAGGTGGAGGAAAGCGGATTGgatcctccccccccccctactCTCAGCTCTGAGGGCGACGCGGGTGCTCCGTTTCTGCGGTCGTGCTGCCGGGCTCCGCCTCCCCGCGCTGAGGTAGCGGATCTCGGCTGCGGcgctcggcggccgcggcgcaatGGATCTCGGTAGAGGTGGAGATCTCGATCGAGCGGGAGGGGGCGGCAGAGGCAGCCAGCGGCGAGGATAGAAAAtcgcgagggggggggggggggggttgtgcGGGGGGGCTGCTGGGGGGGTGTTGTGCGTGGGGGCTGCTGCGCGTGTGATGAACTGATGACGGCCGGCTGCGTGCCTGTCAGCCTGTGTCTCTCTCGCGCACGCACGTCTGCTGGACTGATGGGGATGGGGCGAATCGAACCCTAGGCGGCGGGCGGACACACATGGGCTTTCTTGGGCCTTTGGACCGTTTCGGTAAATGCCACGGATAACTGACAGATGCTACAGCTGGTTTGGCCGAACCGAGCCAGCAACGCCGCCAGCTTTCTTGTCTGTCTCGGCGTAGTACTAGCTCTACTAGCACTCCGAGTATATTTAGAAatgtatatattttttcatTACAAACTACATATTACTAGGTATAGATGTCCAAATGGACCGTATTAGATGGGCGGCACGGGACATCGTGTCAATAAAAACACGACACGAACACGACACGACACGATAAGTTTAGTGTCAATGCCAGCACGAACACGACATAGTATATTGTGTGGGCCAAACCCCCAGCACGCAGTGACGGCACGGACACGACACGAATAATAGGCCGGCATGAGCCTGGCACGATATCGAACTAGCAGTTACCAGCCCAACTAACCATTAGATCCCTTCCACCCCGGCAGCCCATTAATGGCCCACTACAGCAGCGGCCCGGCAGCACATAAGGACCTCCCCTcctcccaaaccctaaccctcgtTACCCTCTCCCTCAAGTCGCCTTgtcccgcccggccgccgccacgggcaCGGCGTCCCGTGCCACTCACCGTCCCCGCCGTAGGCGCGGCCTCCCGCCCTCCACGCCGCACGCATGGCCGGCGCCTCTCTTCCTCCCGGCGATGCATCCCGTCACCGAGACCCCCGCCGGCCCtcccacctccctcgtcggctCGCCATCtcgggcaccgccgccgcgacccTCTCGCCCCTCGCCGTCGCGagcgggcgccgccgctgcgccctcCTCGACCCTCGCCGTTGCAGGCGTCACCGTCGCGCCCTCCTTGCCCCTCGCCGTCCCAGGCGCCGCCGTCACGCCCCTCGTCGTCCTGGGCGCCGCTGCCGCATCCTCCCCTCCTCTCGCCTTCCGGTCGCCGCCGACTGAACCGGGTCCGGGCCGGCACGACCACGCCGGGCCAATAGTGCCGTCGTGCCGGCACAGCACGATTGCGTCTGCAtcgtgccgtgcctgggccgcggcGCCAGCATGGCGTGACGACATAACACGGCACGATTAACCGTGCCCACCGTGTCGTGCCCAAACCGTGTCGTGTTTAACCTTGTTCGTGCCGTGTCGTGGTAGGCCGCACGTTTGGACATCTATAGTACTAGGCTACTAGCTATCCGAGTATATTTAGAAATGTATATACTTTTTTCATTACAAACTACAACTCACGCACATCTACCTTTATAAACTCAGAAATGCAAATTCTATCGAAACTTCTAGCGCCTGGACATCCGATCAAGGATTCTAACATTGGACGGTTGAAAAGCTGAAAAAACCAGCTACAACATGCGTCACATGTCACATGTTGCATGCAACATGCAAAGAATAAAATTTCTGAAACTAAAGTTCCACACATCAAAAAGACCCATCGCAACATTTGTGAATATTTCGAGCAATGTTTCATTGGAAAAAATTCTTTTAATCAAAACATCTTGCAACACCTTGTGCAACATTATGAAGTGTCGCATCTATATTTCTAGTAGAGTAAAATACACCAGAGGTCCATCTACCTTTAATAGGGTGTCATTTAGGTTCAACAACTTTGAAATTGTATTTCTGGGTTCATAAACTTataatttgtgtcacttaggtccacaaATTCTGAAAGCACATttctaggtccataaacttgtaatttgatTCACCTAAGTCCATATCCCTTCACCTAGCCTTCATGCAATGATATCGCACCAACATGAATCTACACAGTGCCCAAATATTGCTGGAGTTTCAACAGAAGTGTGAAACTTGAGCCCCCATTTCTACTCAAGAGCATAGGGAGAGGTGAGAGGAGAGATGAAAGATTTATTGAGATGTTATTGATATGTATTAGGATTCAAACGGTGTTTCTGGACTGTAATTGATGAGTTATG
This genomic interval carries:
- the LOC120673040 gene encoding very-long-chain aldehyde decarbonylase GL1-11, which translates into the protein MAAPVSALESAWQLLIANFTEFQLATVVTFLLHETAFFLSGLPSLLFERFGLFAKYKIQKKSNTSAYQNRCVLRLILYHVCVNLPVMIFSYPAFKFMGLRSSLPLPHWTVVVSQVLFYFVLEDFIFYWGHRALHTKWLYKHVHSVHHEYATPFGLTSEYAHPAEILFLGFATVIGPALTGPHLFTLWLWMVLRVLETVEAHSGYHFPWSPSNFLPLYGGSDFHDYHHRVLYTKSGNYASTFVYMDWLFGTDKDYRKAKAVEENEGKNL
- the LOC120674855 gene encoding adenylate-forming reductase 06235-like; translated protein: MDCQDQAKATRDTKFSSCRGVSFELKPSPRSSSFTFEATDRPVHQPPPPAPMVQRWISLPRPFSSASSRMHAAARGSHAFGRPQSRPSSHFCDLDDEETDDESVSAVHAADEELGVVTAAGVADDTPGKAAAGARAPPKPAPSERSRLGVILLDQGLFTVYKRLFVLCVALNMVGLVLAATGHFPYAREHAAVFAMGNILALTLCRSEAVLRVVFWLAVTLFGRPWVPVVVKTGVTAILQSLGGVHSGCGVSSLAWLVYALVQVLQHRDVTPGEVVGVAAAILGLLALSCMAAFPLVRHLHHNAFERTHRFAGWSALALLWVFVVLSAGYDPATASYHRLTGSVLVKRQDLWLAAAITFFTFLPWLTVRRVPVKVTARSSHASVITFQGGVKGGLLGRISRSPLSEWHAFGIISDNGDTHAILAGAVGDFTRALISDPPTHLWVRGVHFAGLPYLLNMYQRATMVATSSGICVFMSFLMQPGPAELSLVWVAKGIEANYGEEMKAAAYSSERLRGRVIVHGTVVMGRPNVAALAVDAARRWGSEVVVVRSNPDGSRDVVTGCNEAGIPAFGPIWDS